Proteins from one Elgaria multicarinata webbii isolate HBS135686 ecotype San Diego chromosome 3, rElgMul1.1.pri, whole genome shotgun sequence genomic window:
- the LOC134394266 gene encoding caM kinase-like vesicle-associated protein isoform X2 — MKRTTTVCLTSLTSMRSGSCYGRRSSARSVWPANARQRDCTSARSFSRKMGARVSHPNILQLIDTFETRKEFYIIQELATGGDVFDWILDQGYYTEKDASNVVRQVLEALAYLHNLHIVHRNLKLENLMYYNQNNRSKVVLRDFYLSRFENGAITEPCGTPEYLAPEVVARQRYGRPVDCWAVGVIMFILLSGNPPFYDDTDDENSDSHNRRIFRKILAGDYDFDSPYWDDISPAAKKLVSRLMEVDQDQRITAQEALGHIWISGNIASEKNLKEGVCAQIEKNFAKAKWRKAIRVTTFMQRLRATEVSSRLPVTPRSSMSVAHEVTIEGPRPSGHLETPCPLEEQQSKTEGAPEKRE; from the exons ATGAAAAGAACTACAACAGTCTGTCTGACATCACTGACAAGTATGAGATCGGGCAGCTGCTACGGGC GAAGGAGTTCTGCGAGATCTGTGTGGCCCGCGAACGCCAGACAGAGAGACTGTACATCTGCAAGAAGTTTCTCAAGAAAGATGGGCGCAAG GGTGAGTCACCCCAACATCTTGCAACTGATTGACACATTTGAGACGAGAAAGGAATTCTACATCATCCAGGAACT GGCCACTGGTGGAGATGTTTTTGACTGGATCCTAGACCAGGGCTACTACACAGAAAAGGATGCCAGCAATGTTGTCCGGCAGGTGCTGGAGGCATTAGCTTATTTACATAACCTGCACATTGTTCACCGCAATCTCAAG CTGGAGAATCTCATGTACTACAACCAGAACAACCGCTCCAAGGTGGTGCTACGGGATTTTTATCTCTCACGCTTTGAGAACGGTGCCATCACAGAACCGTGCGGGACCCCCGAATATTTGG CTCCTGAGGTGGTTGCCCGGCAACGCTATGGACGACCTGTTGACTGCTGGGCCGTTGGAGTTATAATGTTTATTCT GCTGTCTGGGAATCCCCCATTCTATGATGACACAGATGATGAGAACAGTGACAGTCACAACCGCCGCATATTCCGCAAAATTCTGGCTGGGGACTATGACTTTGACTCCCCTTATTGGGATGACATCTCTCCTGCTg CCAAAAAGTTGGTGTCACGGCTTATGGAAGTTGACCAGGATCAACGAATCACAGCCCAGGAGGCTCTGGGACACATCTG GATATCTGGAAACATTGCTTCTGAAAAGAACCTCAAAGAAGGAGTCTGCGCCCAGATTGAAAAGAACTTTGCCAAGGCCAAATGGAGG AAAGCCATTCGTGTTACTACTTTCATGCAACGTCTCCGGGCTACTGAAGTCAGCAGCCGCCTGCCTGTCACTCCACGTTCCTCCATGAGCGTTGCTCACGAGGTCACCATTGAGGGGCCCAGACCGTCTGGCCATTTGGAGACTCCATGTCCACTGGAGGAGCAACAGAGCAAGACCGAAGGAGCCCCTGAGAAGAGGGAATAA
- the LOC134394266 gene encoding caM kinase-like vesicle-associated protein isoform X1, producing MPFGCIGLRDEKNYNSLSDITDKYEIGQLLRAKEFCEICVARERQTERLYICKKFLKKDGRKVRRAAKNEILILKMVSHPNILQLIDTFETRKEFYIIQELATGGDVFDWILDQGYYTEKDASNVVRQVLEALAYLHNLHIVHRNLKLENLMYYNQNNRSKVVLRDFYLSRFENGAITEPCGTPEYLAPEVVARQRYGRPVDCWAVGVIMFILLSGNPPFYDDTDDENSDSHNRRIFRKILAGDYDFDSPYWDDISPAAKKLVSRLMEVDQDQRITAQEALGHIWISGNIASEKNLKEGVCAQIEKNFAKAKWRKAIRVTTFMQRLRATEVSSRLPVTPRSSMSVAHEVTIEGPRPSGHLETPCPLEEQQSKTEGAPEKRE from the exons ATGCCGTTTGGCTGCATCGGACTGCGCGATGAAAAGAACTACAACAGTCTGTCTGACATCACTGACAAGTATGAGATCGGGCAGCTGCTACGGGC GAAGGAGTTCTGCGAGATCTGTGTGGCCCGCGAACGCCAGACAGAGAGACTGTACATCTGCAAGAAGTTTCTCAAGAAAGATGGGCGCAAGGTGCGAAGGGCGGCAAAGAATGAAATCCTCATCCTAAAGAT GGTGAGTCACCCCAACATCTTGCAACTGATTGACACATTTGAGACGAGAAAGGAATTCTACATCATCCAGGAACT GGCCACTGGTGGAGATGTTTTTGACTGGATCCTAGACCAGGGCTACTACACAGAAAAGGATGCCAGCAATGTTGTCCGGCAGGTGCTGGAGGCATTAGCTTATTTACATAACCTGCACATTGTTCACCGCAATCTCAAG CTGGAGAATCTCATGTACTACAACCAGAACAACCGCTCCAAGGTGGTGCTACGGGATTTTTATCTCTCACGCTTTGAGAACGGTGCCATCACAGAACCGTGCGGGACCCCCGAATATTTGG CTCCTGAGGTGGTTGCCCGGCAACGCTATGGACGACCTGTTGACTGCTGGGCCGTTGGAGTTATAATGTTTATTCT GCTGTCTGGGAATCCCCCATTCTATGATGACACAGATGATGAGAACAGTGACAGTCACAACCGCCGCATATTCCGCAAAATTCTGGCTGGGGACTATGACTTTGACTCCCCTTATTGGGATGACATCTCTCCTGCTg CCAAAAAGTTGGTGTCACGGCTTATGGAAGTTGACCAGGATCAACGAATCACAGCCCAGGAGGCTCTGGGACACATCTG GATATCTGGAAACATTGCTTCTGAAAAGAACCTCAAAGAAGGAGTCTGCGCCCAGATTGAAAAGAACTTTGCCAAGGCCAAATGGAGG AAAGCCATTCGTGTTACTACTTTCATGCAACGTCTCCGGGCTACTGAAGTCAGCAGCCGCCTGCCTGTCACTCCACGTTCCTCCATGAGCGTTGCTCACGAGGTCACCATTGAGGGGCCCAGACCGTCTGGCCATTTGGAGACTCCATGTCCACTGGAGGAGCAACAGAGCAAGACCGAAGGAGCCCCTGAGAAGAGGGAATAA